In a single window of the Salvelinus namaycush isolate Seneca chromosome 18, SaNama_1.0, whole genome shotgun sequence genome:
- the prxl2c gene encoding peroxiredoxin-like 2C, whose protein sequence is MATDPPITQQITKDHREIKRPPVNVRLEDVEDCLIYDRHGVSTLFKEFYQDRKSVVIFVRNFLCHTCKEYVDDLSRIPAEVLKEAGLRLVVIGQSSHHHIESFCSLTGYPHDIYVDPERCIYKRLGMRRGEMSVESAKPSPHVKSGMLVGHMKSMWRAMTSPIFDFQGDPRQQGGAIIVGPGSEVHFAHFDMNRLDHMPINWLLQLSGVQHTLDLSDKPKIIVV, encoded by the exons ATGGCGACAGATCCACCTATTACGCAACAAATAACGAAGGATCATCGAGAGATCAAGAGACCACCCGTAAATGTTCGTCTTGAGGATGTAGAGGACTGTTTGATTTATGACCGACATGGAGTCTCAACTCTCTTCAAAGAGTTTTACCAAGACAGGAAATCAGTCGTTATTTTTGTTCGG AATTTCTTGTGCCACACCTGCAAAGAATATGTGGATGATTTGAGCAGAATACCAGCGGAAGTTCTAAAG GAAGCTGGTCTCAGACTGGTTGTTATAGGACAATCATCTCATCATCATATTGAG TCGTTCTGCTCACTGACTGGCTACCCTCATGACATATACGTCGACCCAGAGAGATGCATATACAAAAGActggggatgaggagaggagagatgtctgTGGAATCAG CCAAACCTAGCCCTCATGTGAAGTCAGGTATGCTGGTGGGCCATATGAAGAGCATGTGGAGGGCCATGACCAGCCCTATATTTGACTTCCAGGGAGATCCTCGACAGCAGGGTGGAGCCATAATCGTTGGCCCAG GCTCTGAGGTCCATTTTGCCCATTTTGATATGAACCGGCTGGACCACATGCCCATCAACTGGTTGCTACAGCTGTCCGGAGTACAACACACACTGGACCTCAGTGATAAGCCAAAGATCATTGTTGTGTAG